In the Rhododendron vialii isolate Sample 1 chromosome 2a, ASM3025357v1 genome, GTTTACGGAATGctaagttcaggtgtttttttgttaatagtgaaagttcaggtgtttttttgcgagttgtcagaaagttcaggtgtttttttgttaatagtgaaagttcaggtgtttttttgcaaattgtcagaaagttcaggggtttttttgaaattttcccttatcCAAGAGAAGGCCAAAGTCAAGGAAGGGTGTTTGAATGGGTGGTGCCCCAATATCAAACTACGTTACTCACTTAGCAGGAAAGCCGTGAAGACGACTAAGGTTGTCATTGACCTCTAGGCTCGTGGTGTCCAGTATACACAGCCATCCTACAGCCCACCTCCTCCATGCTTGAAGACCATACTCAATCGAGATTTCACTGGGTTTGAGTCTCGAAGTGTTACTATGGAAGAGATTATTAAGGCTCTAAAGCATGATCACTTCAACTTGATTGGGGTTTGCGGAATGGGAGGTGTGGGCAAGACAACAATGGTGAATGAAGTTGCAAAAAGAGCAAAAGAAGAGAATCACTTTGACGAAGTTGCAATGGCCGTTGTCAGCAAAGACCCAAACCTAACCAATGTTCAAGCTTGCATTGCAGAAATGCTTGGTTTGAAACTTGTTGACAGGGTTAGCCCGATGGTCCGAGCTGATCTCCTACGTAAGAGACTTCTACAGGATAACAAGAAAGTCCTTGTTATACTGGATGACATTTGGGAAGACTTTGATCTACATGACATGGGAATTCCTTTGGAATGTGCTAATAAGAATTTCAAACTGCTTTATACGTCGCAAACTCGAGATCTATGGCCTGATGTACTAACTAAAAAGGAGATCCCTCTTCAACTCTTGTCAGAAGATGAAGCATGGCAACTATTCAGGGAGAAAGCAGGTGATTCAGTTGATACTCGAGATTTGCATCCGATTGCCAAACAGATTGTGAATGAATGTGGAGGTTTACCACTTGCTCTAGTACTTATTGGTGGTGTACTTTCGACCAAAAGTGGGAGAGAGATATGGGAAGGTATGCTTGATATGCTAATTTGTGCAAGCCGCACTCCTGCGAATGACCGTTTGTTTTCACGTCTAGAGCTGAGTTACAAATATTTGGAAGGTGAGGAAGCCAAGCGCCTATTATTGCTTTGTTGTTTATTTAAAGAAGATGAAGATATCCGTATTAACAATTTGGCCATGTACGGATTGGGGCTATCACTTTTTGACGGAATAAATGAAATGGGAAAAGCAAGGCGTCGAGCTTTTCTTATCGTTGATGATCTAAAGAGCCGTTCTTTACTGCTAGACAGTAAAAAAGAAGGGTGTGTAAGAGTGCATGATGTAGTGCGTGATATGGGCATATCTATTGCATCCAAAGATAAAGTTGCTCTAGTAAGCCATGGTACATTGTCTGAGTGGCCAAAGACGGTCACATATGAGCCTTATGCCATCTCGGTGATATCAGACAAAATTACAAAGCTTCCTGAAGGATTGACATACCCAAACCTTGAGTTTCTAATTTTACGATGCAGGAAACTTAAGAAACTATCGCCCAATTTTTTCGAGGGGATGGGGAAACTAAAAGTTTTAGAAATTGGTCATTTTGATGGCATCCTGACGCTTCAATCCTTGAGGAACCTTACTACGTTGTCACTTGAAGGATTTCGTGGCATGTTGGATAATTTATCTATAATTGGAGATCTACTGAATCTAGAAACCCTCAACTTTCGCGATTCGAGGATCGAGGAGCTACCAGAAGAAATAGGGAAACTAGTTAACTTGAGGTTGTTAGATCTGAGGGGCACTACTTGGCTGCGTAGAATACCGCCAGGTGTCATTTCACGCCTGGTTCGTTTAGAAGAACTATACATGGACTGGTTTGAGCATGGGGGAGGAGAGGACAATGAAGCAGAAGGGAGAAATGCAAACCTAATAGAGTTTGAGTCCTTGTCCAATTTAAATACTTTAGAGATTGAGATAAGAAGAAGATCAAAGTTTGCACGTGTTGCATGTATCCCAACAGTTCCAATACTTAGCAAACTGGAAATATACAAGGTATTTATAAATAATCGCTTTGATTTGGGGAATGATTGCCCTCCTGGTTATGACTATAAAGCTGAACATGGTAGCTATTATGGTAAATACAGATTTCCCAAAAACTGCAAAAGGATGTTGGGGGTCAATGCTTACGATCTGATCCTTTCATATCATGGAGGGATTGATTCACTCTTAAGGCGTAGTGATCTTCTATCGCTTCAAGGGAGTGGATGTGATGATCTGGTGCGGGAGTTACTATGCCAGCTTCTTGTTGATGGACTCCAACAATTGAAGTACCTGTATATCTCTGATTGTCACTTCACACAAGAATGTCTTGTCAAAGCAATGAATCCAGTCCAACTATCTCGCGCTCCTGCTGTTTTCCCTATCCTGGAGGTATTGTGGATCGATCAGCTTGCTAATGTAAGAGAGATATCTCATAGCCCAATCCCAGCGCGTTCCTTTGGGGAACTGACTTCCATCAAAGTCGCAGAATGTAAACAATTGAGACATCTCTTCCCGCTACCAATTGTAGGATGTCTCCCTCAACTCACAGGTCTTATGATCAAATCCTGTGGTATGATGGAAGAAGTTATTTGGAGGGAGCAACGAGGAGATGTGCATGTTGCAACCAACAGAATCGAGTTTCCGAAATTGGAATCCTTGTCACTTTCGAGTTTACCAAGTCTCAAGGGTTTCTGCAGAGGGATTGATCATATTGATTTCCCTCAATTGAAACGTCTGGATCTCTATAGACTGGAACGGTTAAACTGCCTCTTCCACAACAACAGTACTTCCCATTCCGAGGAAAACGACGATGCCggcttcctttctctttttccccAAATGGTATGGCTGCTTATCTTTTCTCTCACTCTTTTAgatgtaaaaaagaaaagaaaaaaaagaatgattttcacactccccttaaAAACAATcctcacttccttttttgtttttatcctcataaatttacaatattgtccttgaatgtgtgaaaaaatGTATTGGATAAAAGGCAAGATAATAAATTCaagtggataaaaacaaaaaagggagtgtgaattgTAGAACGGGAAGTTTGAAAATAATTCCCCCAAAAAATACCAGAACAATTAACCAAGAGCTTCATAGGAGTAtctttttttctacttttcctTTTGCGCAATTGCGCATGTGGGATGTTAAAAGCTACATTTGAAATCCATTACTTTTGAGTTTTAGCCATGATTTTGAGTTCGGAATCATGGTACAATTATTTGATTTTCAAATATGGGTGTTAATTTTCAAGGCCACAATCCATgaattggaaaaaagaagaggcaTTAAGATGATTTCATATTTCCATATGCTTTCTTGTTTGGATAACTGTTCCCGGCCAACCCAATTGTACTCGATAAACTTGTATTTTATAATTCAAGGACTGTTATAGTCTTTGGCTTCaacagaaacagaaaagaaaaacataattaTTGATGAAATTGCAGGCTTTATAATTGCAGTGACCAAATGAGTTGTTCGCAGGTCTCATTACCTAACCTGGAGGTCCTAGAAGTCGGCAAGTTAAAGAATCTGGAAAGAATAGGATATGGTCCACTTTCAATGGGTTCATTGTCCAAACTGATAAAATTTACCATGAGTGACTGCAACAACCTGCTTTGTGTATTTCCATCAGAATTGCTTCATATACTGGGAGATCTTGAGACACTGGATGTAAGTTGGTGCGAGTTGCTGGAGgttttttttgaattggaaGCAGGGGTGCATTCTAATGAACCAATcccagagattttatcttcacTCAAAATCGTCAAATTATATCGTCTACCCAAATTGAGTTATATTTCAAAGAGAGATCCCACGGGCTTCCAGTACATTCAGACTTTACAGATTCACACATGTGACTGGTTGAGATATGTATTCGCACCTACCGTGACGAAAGCATTCCACAACTCCGTACCCTTGAGATATCGTTCTGTACGATGCTATCAAGAATAGTTGCATAGGAGAATGGACTGGGTGAAAGTTTAGTGGATGAAGTTGAGTTCCTGCGGTTGGAAAAACTAGTGCTTCGTGGTCTACCAAACCTTGTGAATTTCTTCTCGAATGTGAATGCTACTCTACCAAAATCAACAGACCACCTCCATACCCCAATGCAATCTCAACCTCTCTTCAACGAAAAGGTAAATTGAAGAAGGCAGTCAATGCTGATGACACTTTTTAGCTACTTAGTCTCCCAGATTTATCCGACGTGctatgatattttttgaaacacaGTGATTGTTAACAAAATCATACTACTTTGCAGGTTACATTTCCTAGCTTGGAGGTTTTGATACTAGACGAGTTGCCGAATGTGAGTGACATATGGAGTAGTGAACTTCCGGACTTCTCGTTCTTTAAGCTGAAAAGACTCGAAATGAATGATATTAGGAGTTTGAGAAATATGTCCCATCCTTCTCTTGCTAGAGTTCTTTTGAATCTCCGAAAACTAGAGATTGACAATTGTTGGAAGATGGAAGCAGTAGTTGACCGGGAAGAAGAAATAGAAGATGGACAGAGaataaaaatagagaaaacTCTATTCCCTGAGTTGACACAATTGGAACTTTCTAAACTACCAAATCTGAGGTTTTGCAACTTCACTCATCCTATAGAATGTCACTGCCATGGTTCAATATGTCAGTATCGGACAGTGTAATGGTCGCAGTCACGAGTAACGGAAATCAAGATCCGAGTATCGGTCAATGTGTTATGGAATTTGGAAACCGCACTCGTGAATACTTCCCAGACTAATcaacaacaaatgaaatcagAAAACAGGCAGGCCACAGCTTCAAGCTTCAAGTTCAACTTTGAAGTGCTGTCTAGCAATGCAATGATCAGACTTAAGGAGAagatatatagacacacatTTAAACAGGCAGGCCACATACTCACTTCGGATTGTTGATTCATGCGAGGTAAATAAGTCATTGTGCTTGTATCACATGAAAAATGGTTCTGTCTTGTTCATTCTTACCTTGTAGTATAGACTCTAGAGTTTGATTTGACTACTGCTACGAGCGAATTTGCCATGTTATTTGTTGTGTGTGGAAGCTGCAGGGTTCAAAGAACATCTATTGACCTGATGCGTATTGAATTCTTTGCGAAAAGCAATATTTTTCAGGACAAAATTCCAGATAGTATTAAGTGCTGGCTTTTGGCCGgatcttttttttgggttttgcctATATGCAATTCAAATTTCCAAGTTTTAACACTTTCTGGGGGGTACAAATGGTCAagtgcaactttttttttctagagcTCGCGGAGAACATCAACCAGGTCGAAAAATCACGTTCATCAAATACCGTTTGATATGAGTTTATGCCCAAAATCCTTCGGATTCAAAATTCAGCTAATCATTGCTATGCGTTTCCTCCCTCCTAAGGTCTTAGAAACTTGTCAAGccctatcaactcttttgggccAGTTGATACAAACTATTGCTCTATTTTTCCCAGCATTAGCACGCTAGCAGATTGTGTGTCAGTCCTCtaaaattagtcaaggtgcgcctAAGATGATCCCGagac is a window encoding:
- the LOC131313680 gene encoding probable disease resistance protein At4g27220; the protein is MEEIIKALKHDHFNLIGVCGMGGVGKTTMVNEVAKRAKEENHFDEVAMAVVSKDPNLTNVQACIAEMLGLKLVDRVSPMVRADLLRKRLLQDNKKVLVILDDIWEDFDLHDMGIPLECANKNFKLLYTSQTRDLWPDVLTKKEIPLQLLSEDEAWQLFREKAGDSVDTRDLHPIAKQIVNECGGLPLALVLIGGVLSTKSGREIWEGMLDMLICASRTPANDRLFSRLELSYKYLEGEEAKRLLLLCCLFKEDEDIRINNLAMYGLGLSLFDGINEMGKARRRAFLIVDDLKSRSLLLDSKKEGCVRVHDVVRDMGISIASKDKVALVSHGTLSEWPKTVTYEPYAISVISDKITKLPEGLTYPNLEFLILRCRKLKKLSPNFFEGMGKLKVLEIGHFDGILTLQSLRNLTTLSLEGFRGMLDNLSIIGDLLNLETLNFRDSRIEELPEEIGKLVNLRLLDLRGTTWLRRIPPGVISRLVRLEELYMDWFEHGGGEDNEAEGRNANLIEFESLSNLNTLEIEIRRRSKFARVACIPTVPILSKLEIYKVFINNRFDLGNDCPPGYDYKAEHGSYYGKYRFPKNCKRMLGVNAYDLILSYHGGIDSLLRRSDLLSLQGSGCDDLVRELLCQLLVDGLQQLKYLYISDCHFTQECLVKAMNPVQLSRAPAVFPILEVLWIDQLANVREISHSPIPARSFGELTSIKVAECKQLRHLFPLPIVGCLPQLTGLMIKSCGMMEEVIWREQRGDVHVATNRIEFPKLESLSLSSLPSLKGFCRGIDHIDFPQLKRLDLYRLERLNCLFHNNSTSHSEENDDAGFLSLFPQMVSLPNLEVLEVGKLKNLERIGYGPLSMGSLSKLIKFTMSDCNNLLCVFPSELLHILGDLETLDVSWCELLEVFFELEAGVHSNEPIPEILSSLKIVKLYRLPKLSYISKRDPTGFQYIQTLQIHTCDWLRYVFAPTVTKAFHNSVPLRYRSVRCYQE